The Roseimicrobium gellanilyticum genome contains a region encoding:
- a CDS encoding FAD:protein FMN transferase, translating to MGTHWKLHWQDGNRRSHETVHAALQRAFDLVIAQMSHYDPGSVLSRINRCPPGKPQTLPEEFLFVLQQALHLSELTQGAYNPNLGALSSACGFGPQSGQPFPERASYESPWQHIHLCPTQRTLTHELERLHLDLSSIGKGYALDLAGQYLGEIGIDDFLLEIGGEFLARGCKPNAHPWWVELSCHPLISPLRFGLTRHALATSGILHPMDSSHHHLLDPATGRPTQHALHTVTVLAPTCLQADAWATALFILGPEKGPTYAKAHEVAATFTDRHSHCHSPRMLAWLDSD from the coding sequence ATGGGCACGCATTGGAAGCTCCACTGGCAGGACGGAAATCGGCGCTCTCATGAGACCGTTCACGCGGCCCTCCAGCGTGCCTTCGACCTCGTCATCGCGCAGATGTCCCACTATGATCCCGGCTCAGTACTCAGCCGGATCAATCGTTGCCCGCCGGGCAAACCACAGACACTCCCTGAGGAGTTCCTCTTCGTGCTTCAACAGGCGCTACACCTCTCTGAGTTGACGCAAGGGGCCTACAATCCCAATCTCGGTGCGCTCAGTTCCGCCTGCGGATTCGGTCCGCAGTCCGGCCAGCCTTTCCCTGAACGTGCAAGCTACGAGAGTCCCTGGCAGCACATTCACCTCTGCCCCACGCAGCGGACTCTGACTCACGAGCTGGAGAGGCTTCACCTTGACCTCTCCTCCATTGGAAAGGGTTATGCCCTCGACCTCGCAGGACAGTACCTGGGCGAGATCGGTATCGATGATTTCCTGCTGGAAATTGGTGGTGAATTCCTGGCACGAGGGTGCAAACCCAATGCTCATCCTTGGTGGGTGGAACTGAGTTGCCATCCCTTGATCTCTCCACTCCGCTTTGGACTTACTCGGCACGCGCTCGCCACCTCTGGAATCCTCCACCCCATGGATTCTTCGCACCATCATCTGCTGGATCCCGCAACGGGCCGCCCCACCCAGCACGCACTGCACACCGTCACCGTCTTGGCACCCACCTGCCTGCAAGCGGACGCTTGGGCCACAGCCCTATTCATTTTGGGTCCCGAGAAAGGTCCGACATACGCGAAGGCCCATGAGGTCGCCGCCACCTTCACGGACCGCCACTCCCACTGCCACAGCCCGCGCATGCTAGCGTGGCTGGACAGCGACTGA
- a CDS encoding flavin-containing monooxygenase → MRVCVVGAGPCGLTTIKQLRDEGHEVVCYDKYSGLGGIWLRDGDDGTKTKAFDHLKLTISMRLMAFSDAPYKGGRKFYSRQEYFDYLTEYANRYKLTGCIQSNTEVTDVKKTTQGYLVTSVCRGVESREKFDAVAMCSGPFKTPHRQFPELAGFTGEVVHSAEYRNAERFRGKRVLIVGLAESGADIVREISETAAKTTLSIRSYTFLLARIVDDHRSTDSRTVRAHHHEMYDRATKRPVPYKTFWGTSRLAKTAFGAVSVGLGLISSIGGIVQAIRERIKPRTYADVNLLGEPMEPYKMDVGCEEEKANWDLIKKWNEKSHPEGSWSPRGIFCKNVSFIPSIVKGKVNVNDTGMARSEGATVHFKDGASAEYDAVVLCTGYERDLKLGDLSVADGNVRNLYRHFLHPEHDGRVAFIGFLRPFSGGIPICAEMQARYFARVLSGKLQPPKNLAEVIAEEKSWEEYWTELSPRHTESHPSQVLYLDALAREIGCLLPLRKLFLNPKLFIQIWFGSFNPSAYRIVGPHSFPKAALADLYAEPVEDRGNMCYHMSVLRMMPTSVHPKHMMP, encoded by the coding sequence ATGAGAGTTTGTGTTGTTGGAGCGGGTCCGTGCGGACTGACTACGATCAAGCAGTTGCGCGATGAGGGGCACGAGGTCGTCTGCTATGACAAGTACTCCGGGCTCGGAGGCATCTGGCTTCGTGACGGAGACGACGGCACAAAGACGAAGGCATTCGACCACCTGAAACTGACCATCTCCATGCGGCTGATGGCCTTCTCGGACGCTCCGTACAAGGGTGGGCGGAAGTTCTATTCCCGGCAGGAGTATTTCGATTACCTCACCGAGTACGCCAACCGGTACAAACTCACGGGCTGCATTCAATCCAACACGGAGGTCACCGATGTCAAAAAGACCACCCAGGGCTACCTCGTCACCTCGGTGTGCCGTGGAGTCGAGTCCCGCGAGAAGTTCGACGCGGTCGCGATGTGCTCGGGTCCTTTCAAGACTCCGCACCGCCAGTTCCCCGAGCTGGCTGGCTTCACCGGCGAGGTCGTGCACTCCGCGGAGTATCGCAACGCTGAGCGCTTCCGCGGCAAGCGCGTGCTGATCGTCGGCCTGGCGGAGTCCGGAGCCGACATCGTGCGGGAGATCAGCGAGACCGCAGCCAAGACCACCCTGTCCATCCGCTCCTACACGTTTCTGCTGGCTCGTATCGTGGATGACCATCGCAGCACCGACAGCCGCACCGTACGCGCGCACCACCACGAGATGTATGACCGCGCCACCAAGCGCCCGGTGCCGTACAAGACCTTCTGGGGCACCAGCCGGCTGGCCAAGACAGCCTTCGGTGCTGTGTCCGTAGGCCTCGGGCTCATCTCGTCGATCGGGGGCATCGTGCAGGCGATCCGTGAACGCATCAAACCGCGCACTTATGCGGACGTCAACCTGCTCGGTGAGCCCATGGAGCCCTACAAGATGGACGTGGGCTGCGAGGAGGAAAAGGCCAACTGGGACCTGATCAAAAAGTGGAATGAGAAGTCTCACCCGGAAGGAAGCTGGAGCCCCCGCGGCATCTTCTGCAAGAACGTGAGCTTCATTCCCAGTATTGTGAAGGGCAAGGTGAACGTGAATGACACCGGGATGGCACGCTCCGAAGGCGCGACTGTCCACTTCAAGGATGGTGCGTCTGCCGAGTACGATGCGGTGGTGCTCTGCACCGGCTACGAGCGTGATCTGAAACTGGGTGACCTGAGTGTCGCAGACGGCAATGTCCGCAACCTCTACCGGCACTTCCTGCACCCCGAGCACGACGGCAGGGTCGCCTTCATCGGCTTCCTGCGCCCCTTCTCAGGTGGCATCCCGATCTGCGCGGAGATGCAGGCCCGCTACTTCGCACGCGTGCTCAGCGGGAAGCTGCAGCCGCCAAAAAATCTCGCCGAGGTCATCGCCGAGGAGAAGAGCTGGGAAGAGTACTGGACCGAGCTCAGTCCCCGGCACACCGAGTCCCATCCCTCCCAGGTGCTCTACCTTGACGCGCTCGCGCGGGAGATCGGCTGCCTGCTGCCACTCCGTAAGTTGTTCCTGAACCCAAAGCTGTTCATCCAGATCTGGTTCGGCAGCTTCAATCCTTCCGCCTATCGTATTGTAGGCCCGCACAGCTTCCCCAAGGCGGCCCTGGCCGACCTGTACGCTGAGCCCGTCGAGGACCGTGGCAACATGTGCTACCACATGTCGGTGCTGCGGATGATGCCCACCTCGGTGCACCCAAAGCATATGATGCCCTAG
- a CDS encoding DUF2218 domain-containing protein: protein MTTLTRSGWAEVQNGQRYVNTLCKHWARKFDIQVNDHGARVVFPKEEDDPDYPEEAIAIFHTTESRLDVQLTAATPTQLDAYWGAIDSHLDRFATREGGLRLTWAPA from the coding sequence ATGACCACTCTCACACGCAGCGGCTGGGCCGAGGTCCAAAACGGCCAGCGCTATGTCAACACTCTCTGCAAGCACTGGGCGCGCAAATTCGATATCCAGGTCAATGACCATGGCGCCAGGGTCGTCTTCCCAAAAGAAGAAGATGACCCAGACTATCCCGAGGAAGCGATCGCGATCTTCCACACGACAGAGTCCCGGCTCGACGTCCAGCTCACAGCGGCCACGCCGACCCAACTCGACGCCTACTGGGGTGCGATCGATAGCCACCTCGACCGCTTCGCGACCCGTGAAGGCGGCCTACGCCTGACGTGGGCGCCAGCCTGA
- a CDS encoding DUF4198 domain-containing protein yields MKKTILFATLAAFGLQLAQAHRTWVLPSSTVLSGDKVWVTFDACASNNIFFVNHRPLQPNTLSAIGPDGKEVELNNVSKGAMRTTFDVELKQEGTYRVGVVRAGHMAFWREGEERKSWTGTKEEMIKQGIHKKPDVHLSVGGYSILSYVTLGKPSKEVLAPTGKGLEVTFKDSHPNDLIAKETTQLVFQLNGKPASDLEVTVVPEGDRFRNEVGEIKVKTNARGECSVTWPTAGRYWLEALVEGTAEPVEGVELEEHSSVSLTLEVFPE; encoded by the coding sequence ATGAAAAAAACCATCTTGTTCGCCACACTCGCAGCCTTCGGCCTTCAGCTTGCCCAAGCCCACCGCACGTGGGTTCTGCCTTCGTCCACGGTCCTCTCCGGCGACAAAGTCTGGGTCACCTTCGACGCCTGCGCATCGAACAACATCTTCTTTGTAAACCATCGTCCGTTGCAACCAAACACCCTCTCGGCAATTGGCCCGGATGGCAAAGAAGTGGAATTGAATAACGTCTCCAAGGGAGCCATGCGCACCACCTTCGACGTCGAGCTGAAGCAGGAAGGCACCTATCGGGTCGGTGTCGTTCGTGCCGGTCACATGGCCTTCTGGCGCGAGGGAGAAGAACGTAAAAGCTGGACCGGCACCAAGGAGGAGATGATCAAGCAGGGTATCCATAAGAAGCCAGACGTGCATCTCTCCGTAGGAGGCTATTCCATCCTCAGCTATGTGACCTTGGGCAAGCCCAGTAAGGAAGTGCTGGCTCCGACGGGCAAAGGATTGGAAGTGACCTTCAAAGACAGCCACCCCAACGACCTGATTGCCAAAGAGACCACTCAACTGGTCTTTCAACTCAACGGAAAACCCGCCTCCGATCTTGAAGTCACCGTCGTTCCTGAAGGCGACCGCTTCCGCAACGAAGTGGGCGAGATCAAGGTGAAGACCAATGCCAGAGGTGAATGCTCGGTGACTTGGCCGACCGCAGGCCGCTACTGGCTGGAAGCCCTGGTAGAAGGCACGGCAGAGCCCGTCGAGGGTGTGGAGTTGGAAGAGCACTCCTCGGTGTCCCTGACGCTGGAAGTCTTCCCGGAGTAA
- a CDS encoding PepSY-associated TM helix domain-containing protein, with protein sequence MTGISEPHKKRLKTLLTRQFYLWHWVSSAICLASMLLFTFTGITLNHAADIPAKPVTKEQTYTLPASYMEQLQAASEEEAKEAPAEVKKPLPGKLAAHLGSQFEENLRNKSAEWSEDEIYLSLPRPGGDAWLSIERASGVVTYERTTRGVISFLNDLHKGRHTGPVWSWFIDIFSIAAFIFTLTGLGLLWVHARRRPSTWPVVLLGVLLPIILVLFFIH encoded by the coding sequence ATGACTGGCATTTCGGAACCTCACAAAAAACGGCTCAAAACCCTCCTCACGAGGCAGTTCTACCTGTGGCACTGGGTCTCTTCCGCCATCTGCCTGGCGTCCATGCTGCTGTTCACCTTCACGGGAATCACGCTCAATCACGCGGCAGACATTCCGGCAAAGCCGGTCACCAAGGAACAGACCTATACCCTGCCCGCGTCCTATATGGAACAGCTCCAGGCCGCATCCGAGGAGGAGGCGAAGGAAGCTCCCGCCGAGGTGAAAAAGCCTCTGCCAGGCAAGCTGGCCGCCCATCTCGGCAGCCAATTCGAAGAAAACCTGCGCAACAAGTCTGCAGAATGGAGCGAAGACGAGATCTACCTCTCCCTCCCGCGCCCGGGGGGAGACGCATGGCTGAGCATCGAGCGCGCGAGTGGCGTGGTGACCTATGAGCGCACTACGCGAGGCGTGATCTCCTTCCTCAACGACCTGCATAAAGGCCGCCACACCGGTCCAGTATGGAGCTGGTTTATCGATATTTTCTCCATTGCCGCGTTCATCTTTACCCTCACGGGTTTGGGTCTGCTTTGGGTGCATGCACGACGTCGTCCGTCCACGTGGCCGGTGGTCCTGCTCGGAGTGCTTTTGCCCATCATTCTGGTGCTGTTCTTCATCCACTGA
- a CDS encoding DUF2271 domain-containing protein, which translates to MKSPLPLVVLTLAGAPLAAPAADVTLEIEIPRLEVAEYHRPYVAAWIENDQKKFVSNLFVWYQVEATRPGGDHGDHGEKWLKDLRKWWRVSGRDLKMPVDGLASPTKPAGKHQVSLTKAFQNLPGGTYTLLVEASREVGGRELLSVPFTWDGSALKAEKVQGSGELGSIILK; encoded by the coding sequence ATGAAATCCCCCCTTCCACTTGTCGTTCTCACCCTCGCAGGAGCGCCGCTTGCGGCTCCGGCCGCCGATGTCACGCTTGAGATCGAAATCCCCCGCCTTGAAGTGGCGGAGTATCATCGTCCCTACGTCGCCGCGTGGATCGAGAACGACCAGAAGAAGTTCGTCAGCAACCTCTTCGTCTGGTACCAGGTGGAAGCCACACGTCCCGGAGGTGACCACGGAGACCATGGAGAAAAATGGCTCAAGGATCTGCGCAAGTGGTGGCGTGTCTCCGGTCGCGATCTCAAGATGCCCGTGGACGGCCTCGCCAGCCCCACCAAACCCGCTGGCAAACATCAAGTCAGTCTCACCAAGGCCTTCCAGAATCTGCCCGGCGGCACTTACACGCTTCTGGTGGAAGCCTCACGTGAAGTGGGCGGCCGGGAACTCCTCTCCGTGCCCTTCACCTGGGATGGCTCTGCGCTCAAGGCCGAGAAGGTTCAAGGCTCCGGAGAACTCGGCTCCATCATCCTGAAATGA